The Choloepus didactylus isolate mChoDid1 chromosome 13, mChoDid1.pri, whole genome shotgun sequence genome contains a region encoding:
- the LOC119508119 gene encoding synaptojanin-2-binding protein-like, giving the protein MNGRANYLVTEEEINLTRGPTGLGFNIVGGTDQQYVSNDSGIFVSRIKENGAAALDGRLQEGNKILSVNGHDLKNLLHQDAVDLFRNAGYAVSLRVQHRVQNGPVGRRSEGEPSGIPIAMMLVPVFALTVVAAWAFMKYRQQL; this is encoded by the coding sequence ATGAATGGAAGAGCGAATTATTTGGTCACTGAAGAAGAGATCAATCTTACCAGAGGACCTACAGGGCTGGGCTTCAACATCGTCGGTGGGACAGATCAGCAGTATGTCTCCAATGACAGTGGCATCTTCGTCAGCCGCATCAAAGAGAATGGGGCTGCGGCCTTGGATGGGCGGCTCCAGGAGGGTAATAAGATCCTCTCGGTGAACGGCCATGACTTAAAGAATCTGCTGCACCAGGATGCTGTAGACCTCTTTCGTAATGCAGGCTATGCTGTGTCCCTGAGAGTGCAGCACAGGGTGCAGAATGGACCTGTAGGACGCCGAAGTGAAGGAGAGCCAAGTGGCATCCCCATAGCCATGATGCTAGTGCCAGTGTTTGCCCTCACTGTGGTAGCAGCCTGGGCCTTCATGAAATACCGACAACAACTTTGA